The sequence below is a genomic window from Curtobacterium sp. MCPF17_002.
GCGTCGTGCGCGTCACGGTCGTGGATGGTCAGCGCGAGGTCGTGCTCCTTCGCGATGCGGATGTGTTCCTCGAAGGAGCGGATCTGCGCGTCGCGGCCGTCTTCGCCGGTGCGGAAGAAGTCGAGCCCGGTCTCCCCGATCGCGCGGACCCGGGGCAGCCCCGCGAGCGCTTCGATACCGGCGAGGTGCTCGTCGAGGAGCCCCTGCTCGTGCAGCGACGGCGCTTCGTTCGGGTGCAGCGCGACGGCCGCCAGCACACGGGGTTCACGAGCGGCGATCGCCGCCGACCACTTGGAGGTGGCGAGGTCGGTACCGACCTGCACGACACCACGGACGCCGACGCTCGAAGCGCGGCCGAGGTGTTCGCGGTACTCGAGCGGTCCGTCGCCGCCGTCACCGACGCCGTCGGCGATCTCCATGTGCGTGTGGTTGTCGTACACGGGCACGACGAGCGCCTCGGGCAGCGGCGGGTAGGTCAGGTCGCGCGTGGAGCCACTCGACGAACCGTCGCCCCGCGACCGGACGTGCGCACCCGCGTCGGTCACGCTGCGCCCTGCTCCGCCTGCTCGATGCGCGGGAAGAGCCCGCTCTCGAGTGCGACGACGGTCGAGGCGCCCTGCCACTCCCAGGCACGGTCGACGCGCTGCTCCGCGATGGATCCGCCGGCACCGATCGACGCCCAGAGCTTCTCGGTCGCCTTGGGCATCACCGGGGAGACGAGGACCGCGACGGTGCCGAGACCGCGGAGCGCGGTGACGAGCACGGTCGCGAGACGCTCGCGCTTCGCGTCGTCCTTCGCCAGGGCCCACGGCTCCTGCTCGGTGATGTACCCGTTCAGGGCGTCGACGAGATCCCAGACCGTGGCGATCGCGTCGTGCGGCGCGAACTCCGCGATGGCGGCGTCGGCGCGGGTCGTCACCGACTGCGCGAGCGCGTCGATCGCTTCGTCGGCGGCGGTCAACGCGCCACGTTCCGGCACGGCGCCGTCGAAGTAGCGGTTGACCATCGCGACGATGCGGGACGCCAGGTTGCCGAACCCGTTCGCGAGCTCGGCCTGGTAGCGGGCGGAGATGTCCTCCCAGCTGAAGTTGCCGTCCTGCCCGAACGTGATCGCGCGGAGGAAGTAGTAGCGGAACGCGTCCGACCCGAACGTGTCGGTGATCTCCGACGGCGCGATGCCGGTGAGCTTCGACTTCGACATCTTCTCGCCGCCGACGAGGAGCCAGCCGTGGCCGAACACGCGCTTCGGCACGGGGAGTCCGGCGGCCATGAGCATGGCCGGCCAGATCACGGCGTGGAAGCGGGCGATGTCCTTGCCGACGATGTGCACGCTCGGCCAGAGGCGCTGGAAGGCCTCGTCGTCGTCGCTGCCGTAGCCGAGGGCCGTGACGTAGTTGAGCAGCGCGTCGAACCAGACGTACAGGACGTGGTCGCTGTCCCACGGGATCTTGATGCCCCAGTCGAAGCTCGACCGCGAGATCGACAGGTCGCGGAGGCCCTGCTTCACGAAGGAGACGATCTCGTTGCGGACGCTCTCGGGCTGGATGAACTGCGGGTTCGACTCGTAGAGGTCGAGCAGGCGCTGCTCGAAGTCGGACATCCGGAAGAAGTAGTTGCGCTCGGACAGCACCTCGACCGGGATCGAGTGGATCGCGCAGACCTGCTGGCCCTCGTACGCTCCGGTGCCGGGCACGAGGTCGCTCGGCTGCTTGTACTCCTCGCAGCCCACGCAGTAGAAGCCCTCGAACTCGCCGGCGTAGATGAAGCCGTCGTCGTACAGCTTCTGCAGGAACGCCGTCACGCCGCGCTCGTGGCGCTCGTCGGTGGTGCGGATGAAGTCGTCGTTCGCCACGTCGACCGTGTCGAGGAGCGGCTTCCAGGCCTCGGTCACGAGACGGTCCGCCCACTCCTTCGGGGTGACCTCGTTCGCGGAGGCGGTGCGCAGGATCTTCTGCCCGTGCTCGTCGGTGCCGGTGAGGAGCCACGTGTCGTCGCCGCGCTGGCGGTGCCAGCGCGCGAGGACGTCCGCGGCGACCTCGGTGTAGGCGTGCCCGATGTGGGGCACGTCGTTCACGTAGAAGATCGGCGTGGTGATGCTGAACGAGGAGCCGTCGGACATGCGGACCATCCTACGGGCGCGCCGGGGTCGCATGACGCGCCCCGCGCGCGGCCTGTGGAGAACCGGCCTGGAGGCGCGTGGCGGGCCCGCACCGCGCCTCCAGGCCGCAGTCAGCACCGTCTACCGGGCTGCCAGCGCGCCTTCGTACAGGTCGCGTTTCGACAGTCCCGTCGCGTCCGCGACGGCCGCCGCCGCTTCCTTCATGCGGGAGCCGGCGGCGACCCGCTCGAGCACGAGCCGGACGCCGTCCTCGATCGAGGCGACGTCCTCCGAGCCGGACGACCCCTCGACGACGATGCAGATCTCGCCGCGCACGCCGTCGGACGCCCAGGCGGCCAACTCGGTGAGGGAGCCCCGACGGACCTCCTCGTAGAGCTTCGTGAGCTCACGGCAGACCACCGCTCGCCGATCGGCGCCGAAACCGGCGGCCATGTCCGAGAGCGTGTCGGCCAGCCGGTGCGGCGACTCGAAGAACACCATCGTGCGCTGCTCGCCGGCGAGCGACGCGAAGAGGCGCTTCCGCTCACCCGACTTGCGGGTCGGGAAGCCCTCGAAGCTGAACCGGTCCGTCGGCAGGCCGGACACGGCGAGCGCCATGAGCACCGCGGAGGGCCCGGGGAGCGCCGTGACGGTCACCCCGGCTGCGGCTGCGGCCTCGACGAGCGGGAACCCGGGGTCGCTGATCGCCGGCATCCCGGCGTCGGTGAGGACCACCACGTCCTCGTCCCGAGCGAGCTCCACGACCTCGGCCGCCTTCGCCCGTTCGTTGTGCTCGTGCAGCGCGATGAGCCGCGGACGGTTCTCGATGCCGAGCGCGCGCATGAGGTGGATCGCGGTGCGGGTGTCCTCCGCTGCGACGACGCTCGCGTTGGAGAGGGTCTCGACCAGACGCCGCGAGGCATCGCCGAGGTTGCCGATGGGCGTTGCTGCGAGGACGATCACCACCCCATTGTGGTCGCAGCGGGCACCGACCGCAGATCCGTAGGATGCTGCCGATGACCACCGAGCTGACCGACGACCGCACCGCCGTCCCCGACGGGCCGGTCGGCTCCCGCCTCGACGCCTGGTGGGGACGTGTCCTGTCGGTCGGGTGGCGGGTCGCCGCCTGGCGCTGGGCCGGGCCGCTCGCGGTGACCCTGCTGGCCGCGGTGCTGCGCCTCGTGAACCTCGGCCACCCGCACTCCCTGGTGTTCGACGAGACGTACTACGTCAAGGACGGCTGGTCGATCGTGCACCTCGGGTACGAGGGCACCTGGCCGGGGAACCCGAACGACGACTCCCTGCCGACGACGGACCAGCGGTTCGCCGACGGGCAGACCGACATCTACACGAGCGCCGCCGAGTTCATCGCGCACCCGCCGCTCGGCAAGTACCTCATCGGCCTCGGCATGCTGCTGTTCGGCGCGGACGACTCCACCGGCTGGCGCTTCGC
It includes:
- a CDS encoding TatD family hydrolase, which encodes MTDAGAHVRSRGDGSSSGSTRDLTYPPLPEALVVPVYDNHTHMEIADGVGDGGDGPLEYREHLGRASSVGVRGVVQVGTDLATSKWSAAIAAREPRVLAAVALHPNEAPSLHEQGLLDEHLAGIEALAGLPRVRAIGETGLDFFRTGEDGRDAQIRSFEEHIRIAKEHDLALTIHDRDAHDAVVEVLDRVGAPAKTVFHCFSGGPDLARLCAERGWYMSFAGTVTFKNAQLLRDALLVAPRHLIMVETDAPFLTPTPFRGRPNAPYLLPLTLRSMADTLGTDASMLAAQIASNTELVYGAWDAEPVTVGE
- the metG gene encoding methionine--tRNA ligase, which translates into the protein MSDGSSFSITTPIFYVNDVPHIGHAYTEVAADVLARWHRQRGDDTWLLTGTDEHGQKILRTASANEVTPKEWADRLVTEAWKPLLDTVDVANDDFIRTTDERHERGVTAFLQKLYDDGFIYAGEFEGFYCVGCEEYKQPSDLVPGTGAYEGQQVCAIHSIPVEVLSERNYFFRMSDFEQRLLDLYESNPQFIQPESVRNEIVSFVKQGLRDLSISRSSFDWGIKIPWDSDHVLYVWFDALLNYVTALGYGSDDDEAFQRLWPSVHIVGKDIARFHAVIWPAMLMAAGLPVPKRVFGHGWLLVGGEKMSKSKLTGIAPSEITDTFGSDAFRYYFLRAITFGQDGNFSWEDISARYQAELANGFGNLASRIVAMVNRYFDGAVPERGALTAADEAIDALAQSVTTRADAAIAEFAPHDAIATVWDLVDALNGYITEQEPWALAKDDAKRERLATVLVTALRGLGTVAVLVSPVMPKATEKLWASIGAGGSIAEQRVDRAWEWQGASTVVALESGLFPRIEQAEQGAA
- the rsmI gene encoding 16S rRNA (cytidine(1402)-2'-O)-methyltransferase — its product is MIVLAATPIGNLGDASRRLVETLSNASVVAAEDTRTAIHLMRALGIENRPRLIALHEHNERAKAAEVVELARDEDVVVLTDAGMPAISDPGFPLVEAAAAAGVTVTALPGPSAVLMALAVSGLPTDRFSFEGFPTRKSGERKRLFASLAGEQRTMVFFESPHRLADTLSDMAAGFGADRRAVVCRELTKLYEEVRRGSLTELAAWASDGVRGEICIVVEGSSGSEDVASIEDGVRLVLERVAAGSRMKEAAAAVADATGLSKRDLYEGALAAR